A part of Zonotrichia leucophrys gambelii isolate GWCS_2022_RI unplaced genomic scaffold, RI_Zleu_2.0 Scaffold_297_65503, whole genome shotgun sequence genomic DNA contains:
- the LOC135441447 gene encoding very-long-chain enoyl-CoA reductase-like, whose product MPVCQGPRGPQGRSPREDVLHRSPWHHGQLFSGPGGRSSWSGVPYLSLTCPSPVPHLSQVFLTEYAGPLLIYLLFYFRVPFLYGPRYDFTASRHRVVHLACCCHSFHYVKRLLETLFVHRFSHGTMPLRNIFKNCTYYWGFAAWMAYYINHPLYTPPAYGDDQVKLALAVFLFCQLGNFSIHVALRNLRPAGSKTRKIPYPTRNPFTWLFLLVSCPNYTYEVGSWIGFTIMTQCLPVALFSLVGFVQMAIWAQGKHRSYLREFRDYPPLRSPIVPFLL is encoded by the exons gggccccag GGGCGCTCCCCAAGGGAGGATGTGCTGCATCGCTCCCCGTGGCACCACGGCCAGCTCTTTTCCGGGCCCGGGGGGCGAAGTTCGTGGTCCG gtgtcccttaCCTGTCCCttacctgtccctcacctgtccctcacctgtcccaggtgttccTGACCGAGTACGCCGGCCCCCTCCTCATTTACCTGCTGTTCTATTTCCGGGTGCCGTTCCTGTACGGGCCCCGCTACGACTTCACGGCCAGCCGGCACCGCGTGGTGCA cctGGCGTGCTGCTGTCACTCGTTCCACTACGTCAAGCGGCTGCTGGAGACGCTGTTCGTGCACCGCTTCTCGCACGGCACCATGCCCCTGCGCAACATCTTCAAG aaCTGCACCTACTACTGGGGCTTCGCTGCCTGGATGGCGTATTACATCAACCACCCGCTGTACACCCCGCCAG CGTACGGTGACGATCAGGTGAAGCTGGCGCTGGCCGTGTTCCTG TTCTGCCAGCTCGGGAACTTCTCCATCCACGTGGCCCTGAGGAACCTGCGGCCggcag GCTCCAAGACGCGCAAGATCCCGTACCCGACCCGGAACCCGTTCACGTGGCTGTTCCTGCTCGTGTCCTGCCCCAACTACACCTACGAG GTCGGTTCCTGGATCGGTTTCACCATCATGACCCAGTGCCTGCCcg tgGCTCTGTTCTCGCTGGTGGGCTTCGTGCAGATGGCGATCTGGGCTCAGGGCAAGCACCGCAGTTACCTGCGCGAGTTCCGCGATTACCCGCCCCTGCGCTCGCCCATCGTGCCCTTCCTGCTGTGA